The stretch of DNA ATCTTATAGGATGTGCAATAGAGTTGAAATGGTAAAAAGTGAAAAAATGGCGCAGACATGGATTCGAACCGGCCACCTTCCGCTCAACAGAGAGCGCAGCTACCACTGCGCCGCCTCCTTTTTTGTGCTCTCCTtccttgatatatatttaatagtCTGAATACATGCTTTGaataaagaaaagagaaggCTATCTGGGCCTTAGTGAGCCGTGCGATTATTGCCCCTACTGCCTGATGTTGTGCAGGTGTGGGATGATTTCGGCCCATGTAATGTATGAAGCGGGTTTGaccattttcttttatttactaAAATACTGAAAATTGTCTATTTTGTATGAATTTTTGTGTAACTCAAAAAATAGTGATTACAATTTTATTTCACCCCTAATAATGTTTAGTTTCCATAAAAATGCATAAAGTGCAATGTCACatcaaattcaattttgagGATTTTTTAGATATTATTTGAGATACTTGTAGTTCAAATAGTAATTTACTTTCAATAAGCAtgcagaaattcatttaaatggtACAAAATACTAAATCTGTTCAAAAATTCTTGAAACTTCTACATGGAAACTTAGATGTTGTCTATTACATGTAAAAATATAATTAGgtgtatataaattaattattttacaaGTTACTTCACAAGGGTGTATTAATTAGTCagttaaaaaatagaaaaaaattgtttttttttgcacaaaaaGTGGCCATATAAATCTACAAATGTTAACAAGAACGTAAAATTAAGGTTGTGTCCAAATCTGAGGTGTATATGAGAAATATATAACTTAAGTTGTATAAAACTTCAAAGTTTGAATTGAGTTATAGGGAACTATATGAGAGATATATCaatttgtgaacaatgtatagtgtcactttattaaaatcatatgaaatttttttgacaaGCTTATAGGCCTAAAATGCAGTGTCATTTCAATTTGTAGAATTGTTTGACTGAATTtggatattattatttttattttcaataaaTTTGTGCATTGAAGTTTGAATTATCCCTAACAAACATttaaaattttcttctatttttagGATATGAGCTATAATAGAAAGGATACacctaaaatatatttttaggatgTTTTTAGATATTATTAAAGATACTTGTAGTTGAAATAGTAATTACATTCAACAAGAAtgcagaaattcatttaaatggtAGAAAATAATAAATCTGTTTGAAAATTCTTGAAATTTCTAGGACACAACATATATATATTCTACAACATGTAAAAAAGGTATTAGGCCATATAAGATAATTTTTTGTATAATTTGCCTTTTGTTTTCGTTGTTCCTTTCTAGTTTATGAATAAATATTACATTTGGTTAAACGGACCCAAAGAGCTGGTCTGGGCCTTTTCTTTCCGCTCGGCTTGCCACGGCCCAGTTATTTCTCATCGTCGATTCCCGATCCGACGATCGGGGTTGCCTCTCGAGTGGTATAAACACCTGTCAGCCGAGTCCCTGTACCCTAGCTCCACCTCCACCTGTGGTCAGTGCGGCGGCGCCGATgcttcacctctctctctccctctctctccctctctctcccacaCGCTTAGATCCGGGCCTGGCAGGGGCTCCGGCCGGCGGCAGTAGGAGGATGAGGAGTGGGAGGAACGCTCGGCGGGCGTGGgtgccttggcgtgcgcgcggggGTGTGGCGCCGTGAACCCTGTGACGAAATTTAATCGTCATGGATCaccagattttttgtagtggtACGGGCAGGATGTCATGTTCTCAGTTCGGTCGTAGCTGCACAGTCAGCGTATCATCACTAATTATGGATTTGGGCTGCGTTTTATTCAGAGAACTGTGCCATTTTTCGTTTTCTTACTAGTACGTATTATCTGTCATCGAAATCGGCATTGCACTTTGCCTGTCGTTGCTACATTAGCTTTATTCTTGTATATGCGAATTTAATTTTATGTAGGATCAGTTTGCCAGTCTGAACGGCAGGCATATAGGATAGGTGTTGGTGTACATGTTGGCGGCAGTGTGCAGGAGCAAGCCAAGAAGAGCCTGAAGAGGAGGGCGATCCAACAGAGATGTAATGTGGCAAATACAGGTGTTTGTTGTGGGAGTGCTGTGGCTGTGCATCATTAGTGTTTCTGAGACCAAATTTGATTCGCTGATCGTTAGACCTCTACCATTATGAATTTGGGTTGCGTTTTATTCTTGGAGCTTTGCGAATTTTCGTTTTCCTGTAAAGTATTATCTGTCATTGGAATCGACCTAGCACTTTGCCTGATGTTGAGAACGTCAGGCATATAGGATCGGTGTTCGTGTACATGGTGGCGACGGCAGGAGCTTGCCAAGCATGAGGAAGAAGAGACGGAGAAGCCGTGTGTTGGCGCATGAAGAGGTGGACGATAGACTCACGATACAACAGACTGACAGAGAAAATGTATGACAAATACAGTTGTTCAATAATTAGCTTGACACAATAGGAATCACCGTGGTACATTTAGAATGAATAGTGTTGGTGAAGCGGAATTCAGTCGCTGATAATGATAATTAGACCACCATTTGATTCGCATGCGACGCCCAAATTTCAAATGTAACTTTGCAATGCCCGGCCCCAAATCCCGATTTGATCTGTTGAAAGCTGCTCAACTGTTGTGCCCAATCACATGCGCAACACAACATGGCTAAGCAAGCGGCTTTTCTTCGGCAACCCATCAAGTGGGCGCCGCCTTGGTTACCcttttccactctttttctcttTACCGCCTCGGCGCCACCTGCTTTAAGCCCCGCCGGTCTCCCCCCATCATCCAAGTCCACTCACTCACCAGCTCTCGGGGAGAAGAAAGCAAACCGAAGGCCAGAGCGAAGGGAGGCAAGCCAGCAGCCATGGCCATCCCAATCGCCAACCTCTCGGCCGTCGTGGTGGGCGCGGTCGAGGCGGCCAGGGCCATGGCCACCGAGATGCTCCCGGCGGCCGTCACGAgggacgccgccgtcgaggcgGCCAGAGCCTCGGCCGCGTGGCTCGTGGCCCACCTCTGGGCCTGgctcgccgcggcgcgggccgtcgccgccgacacCCTCCcgaccggcgccgcggcggcggcggcggcggccaggagcgTCGCGGGCTCCGCGGCCGAAGCCTCGGGCCCGTGGGTGCACGAGGCGGCCAGGCTCCTGCGCGGCGCCTACGGCTggctggccgccgcggccgtcgagAAGCTCCCCGACGTCGCCGCCGAGAAGTTCGCGGGCGGCGCCGTGGAGTGgctcgcgcgcggccgcggcgccgcggcggggtaCGCGGCGCTCGCGCTGGCGCTCGTGGCCGTCGCCTTCCTGGGCGGCGCCGTGTGCGCCCTCACCTGCCGGACCATGAAGGCGCCcgggctcggcggcgcgcgcgtgccCCGCGCCGTGTTCGAGGCCAGCCCCAAGAGCTACTACGCCGCCGTGCGGAGCGCGCGGAaggcgcgccgcggcgccggcggggccggATGCGGGAGGATGCTTCTGGCTGGGCTTGTCGTCGCGCTACTGGCCTACTTGGCTGCGAAGGTGCTCCAGCTCCACTGATGTGCACAGACTAGGTGGGCCAGATCGTAGAAGCACTAATAATGCTACTACTATCTACTACTGTTACTAGGAGAAACTTATCTATCTCTATGGAGAATGCCTTGCCTGCAAATCAAACATGCACATGTTTTGTTGTATCTGAATTTTAATTCTTTCGATCAGAATACTGTATGTTCTAGTTGGTGCTCAGCGTCTTCTCTCATTGCTTGAAAAACACATGGATTCAGTACGCCTATACGGAGTACTATGTACAGCATCATGTGTATGTTCTGTCAACGACTTGCATGTGTAAGTTTCTTTTTCCTCGGCCGGTCTCCCGACTTGGTGATCTGCTTGTGCTTAAATTGGTCATCTGCATGAACAATATAATGACCAAACTGAAGTGGCACTATTGCCACAAAAGGAAACTTGTTTCTATAATTAAGTAGTGGTACTATATAGTAGCAGTAGTGGCAGTCGTTTTCCTGACATGGAAGTAGGTTCATCACGTGATGTACGCATGGGCTTTTGAAGAGATTGAGTGCTATAGTTGCTTAATTACATTGGCATATATAtttacacacacacatatatatatataataacatTTTAGAAAGCACAATTTTGTAGAATAAATTACAAACCACAAAATTAGCCGAAAGGTGTCGATGTCCTGACCCCGCGGTttagcaccaactagtaaatATACTGCGTGTTCCGGTctccagatggttgatgcaagaagaaacacaaagacatcgggtttatcctggttccggccgatgAGACCGTATGTCCAGCAGAGGAGTGTGCACTGTATTACTTGTACCGAAGTGCTcatagtagggggtacaagctgaggcgagagagggagagaagctcccaagtttCTAGGTATACTAGaagtgattgaggcgagtgccaatatcggtgGAGTGAGTACATGCGTTCTCGTCGTCCTTTCCTTTCGTTcccccctcccccttttataggctcAAGGAAGAAGGGTTACATGCATGGGGGATCAGTGAGATCGTCTACTTCTCCCCCCTTGGTCCGGGGGAGAACAGTGGGTCCTCCCTGTCGCTGAGCGCTGTGGAGCATGGCGTAAGTCGTGGTCATCGTCCTTGCGAATCCTTGCGACCATGCCCGGAGCGCGTCTTTGTCCTGTGGCGCCAGTCAACGGCATGGTGATAGCTGTAGAAGTGTGCAGAACCCCACGTCGGATGAGGTGGGGCATCGAGGGTGTTAAAGGCGCCGGTCCTGCTTCGGTCGAGGCTCGTACTGTGCTCGAGGATCGTTGCCCATGCCCTCCAAGGGTCCTGCAAGGGAGAAAGGTACAAGGGGTTGGTAGCACAGTGGTGGGAGCGCGTCAAGCAAGTACGCACAGGGCTCTGCAGACCCGCTCCGCGCTGGGAACAACGGCACAGTAGCGGGCGCAGGCTGATGAGACGCCGGTCACGTCCGCTGTGCGGCATGATGGCCGACGCCAGCCGACGCCGCCTGACACCGCCTGATTCCCGCCTCATGCGTGAAGTGGTTGGCGAGTAAATGTGCCCGTCCCGTCGGGTGGTTGGGCCGCCTCCTCAGTCTGCCGAGGGgggctcgagcgaggcggagtttcccCCTTGCCGAGGGCCCGCAGAGGGCTCTGCTGAGGGAGCCTCGAGCGAGTCGGAGATCGCCTACACGTCGAGGGGCCTCGGCAGGGAGCcatcgagcgaggtggagatcgCTCCGCGGCTGGTGAGGCCTCGGATGGACCGTACCGTGGCATTGGTCCGTGGGCCAAGTGTGTACTTCGAGATTCTCGTGCCCGAAGAGAATTTGGGCCATATGCTAGGCTGTGTTTTGCGTCGTTATTTGGGGGGAGTTTTAGTCCTaggttagggtgccccatagttatggtacccgacaaaaGACACCACAAATTAAGCTTACATATCTTTATATAATCCAGAATCCTCTTACTCGCACTATGTAAGAAAAGACCTATAGTGACGGGCGTCATCTCCCTAAGGTGACGGGCATCACACCCGTCACCTGTACATCGTCACTGATTAGAACAGAAAAGTGACGGGCAAAAGCCCATCACCTATGTACGTAAAAGCTGACGGACATCAGTATGAGCCGTCACCTATAGTATTCTTAGCCCATCACCTATGTACGTAAAAGATGACGGGCATCAGTATGAGCCGCCACCTATAGTATTCTTAGCCCGTCACCTATATCAACACATAGGTGATGGGCATCATTCTTTTGCAtgctaaaataaatatttgcggaaataaaaatcaaaaaaatattttccttttgtGCAAAAAAATCAAAAAGTGGCAAGTCGAGCGATTTTATGCGCGCGTGCGATTTTTTCCGGCGTTACTAGGATTCGAACCCACAACCTCAGCCTTGCGTGTACCCTCCCCTACCACTGGACCATACCATCACATGTGACCAACAAtcagatatttttcttttgtcatcaCTTTCTAATATCTTATATAACTTGTTTCACAGGTGTAACgatttcaaatgaaaaacttttcaaCTAAAAAGTTGTAAATCTGGTGATGAGCTACAACTTTCgtatatactttttttttccatctgaggtcatttgaaaattttgaaaatttgaaattcaaaatataAACCATATATTTGTGTGCCAAAACAACCTCAATtgaaaaaattttgaactacaaagttgtagatcttattgaggcctacaacttttgtatagaCCAATTTTTGATATGAgacaatttgaatttttcaaaaatcgcATGTTCAAATATTAAGAAAAGTCACAAAGGTGATGCGCCTTGATGTTGCACGTCACCTATGTCATCACAAAGGTGACATGCTTTAATGTTGTACATCACCTTTTACTCATCAAAGTCCGTCACCTATACTAACATTATAGGTGACGTGTTTTAAtgttgcccgtcacctataTCAAACTTATAGGAGACGGGTCATAGATGTGGCCCGTCACCTATAACAAAGGTGACGTGTTTTGATATTGCACGTCACTTATGTCATAACAAAGGTGGCAGTCAACGTTTTAGAGATGCCACCAAGAGGTAAAAGATGACGTGTATCATCTTTGTGCGTCACCCAGATAACAAAGGTGACGTACAACAACATGTCACCTTTGTGCACGTCACTGTAGGTCATTTTTTACGTAGTGTCGTGCCAAGCCCATTTTCGTAGGTTTATCGAGTTATCTGGACAGTTTATCAAAGGGTGCAGTCCATGATGATTTTCATTTCTCACAGTTGATACTTGACACACTTCTATAAGAACTAGAAAACCAATCTGAGTGAAGATTGGAACTTGAAAGAGAAACCATGCATGGTACATTCATCTACTCCAGCTAGATTGATTGGTGTTCACATTAGTCTCTTTTGCCCCTCGCATTATTTTCTTTTGTGAGAAACATTGCAAAAAGCATATGCTTACATATATATGCACACTATCATTTGCGTGTGTATATTTATATCTATATATGAGCGCTTACAAGCTACTCCCACCGGCCCAAATTACTATTTCTTTTGGCTTTAatttctgtcacacccggttttaaggacaaaaccgaatgcatagctatatgtatgccaggatcaaatttcatacatatagagacattataagtgaataatcagtaacagtatcacgaaaaagagaaatacaacaaataaaagactatcagagtttacagcttatcctgggaacgaaggctccaaacttcacaggcaatcgactgggggttgcgtacgcctagaactcagcaacatcttcaaaagacttcacagcaactttcccttctgagcagcagtaagtaagggtgagtacacttatggttggtactcagcaaggccacaagaaataaccagaaagtaatttaattccatctttaagtttattaatcatgtgagggtccaagccgctcctgaccgtgagcacggctaaccggttagttttaactctgcagaggttgtacactttcaccacaattcgcgtaaaagttccgaagaactttgaacccaaccacgcatatgtgctgatcaggcacaataccacacttccgaggtgtgattgcatagggacgctacgaggcatttacaaagaatccctatatgtatgtgttggtccctgccgtgcggtccatcagaagacgcagcttccttcacccgctccacaacacaaactcataaccaccaagcggaacaaccccaacacaatatatagttcatctaattacttagccaagaccagagccatatagtattgtggttgtacggttttcttgggtggttctccatgttccaattaaatcaagtactcttgtaaataagcatagatagaaagatggttagggtcacttgcctttctctaacgaaaagctactcttactgctcctcagcttttgctcacttggcactcttgatcttcaacttcgaacaacgatccttctactcggagcaatcatcgggcaaccatacaaagcaaacaaaaagttacaactaagaacattacaccataacaaaagaaaggctttaaaagaacgtACTAAAGGATAAGGCTCATTGTTACGGTTACGACAACgtaagaaacgcggaaaacggagctaaaacggtgATTCTATGGGAGAAACAAGGCTGCATGGACCTACTTGCTATTAACTGCAGATTTCAGGGGTCAATCTGCAAAACTCGGGCTCCTCTGTGGCTGGCGGACAAAAGCTCGCTGCTGGTCAGATTAACGATGATTTAGGGCATGAGAAGATTTGAAATTTTGGGGAGAAAAAAGAGGACGATAAGGGAATTCCGTTTTATAACTTACTCCGATGCATCGTAGTGCCTGGAATCTGGTCAGGAAGAGACGCCCATGGTCTGctcggagacggcggcggtgaTCTGCACATAACCGTGGCTTCTGGTGATGATGCTTGGGGTGCAGGGAGGGAACGAGAGCATACAAGCGAGAGAAAAAGGAAATCAAGGGGAAGCTCTGGACGTACTCACCGATGGCCGGGAACGAGTGAGACAAGATGTTACGTGCAGGGCCCTTGTGCTCGTGATTTCCCAGGGCCATGACAGAAGGCGAGGTGTAGGGCTCTAGCAGGAGGCCAGATCGCTGGAGGTCTGGGCTCTCGGCTCCAACACGCAGTAGCACTGGCTGGGAGGGGATGCGCGATGGGGGGTCTGCGG from Panicum virgatum strain AP13 chromosome 9K, P.virgatum_v5, whole genome shotgun sequence encodes:
- the LOC120652062 gene encoding antifreeze protein Maxi-like; the protein is MAIPIANLSAVVVGAVEAARAMATEMLPAAVTRDAAVEAARASAAWLVAHLWAWLAAARAVAADTLPTGAAAAAAAARSVAGSAAEASGPWVHEAARLLRGAYGWLAAAAVEKLPDVAAEKFAGGAVEWLARGRGAAAGYAALALALVAVAFLGGAVCALTCRTMKAPGLGGARVPRAVFEASPKSYYAAVRSARKARRGAGGAGCGRMLLAGLVVALLAYLAAKVLQLH